The DNA sequence GGGCGAAGCGCCCAGCCAGCGCTGGCCCTGCGCGTCGGTCCAGGGCAGCACTTCGACCGCGCCGTTCAGCCCGCTCATCTGTGCCCGACCGTCCGCATCGCCGTCGATCAGCAGCACCGAAGGGGACGCTGCGTCACCGTCCCGCGCCTGCCGGTCGGCGAGCGTGAGGTCCCAGTCCTCGACCCGGCGATCGACCACCAGCCAGTGCGTGGCGGCGGGGGCGGCCGGCGCCGCCTGCGCCGTGTCCACGCTGCGCACATCGGCCACCGGCACGCCGCCCAGCAGCAGCGCCGCGTCGGCGGAATAGAGGATGCGGGCTTCGAGTTCCTCGATGCCGGTGCGGTGGGCGGCCGTCATGGCGCGGACCGCCTCAGCGCGCGACCAGGGCGGGCATCGCGGCCGGGGTGGCAGGTCCGGCGGTCGGCGTGGCCGACACCCACTCGGGCTGGCAGCGCACGCCAGCCAGGACGCCGTGGTCCGGATTCGGCAGCGTCAGCCGTGCGCGGAAGGTGCGGCTGGCGGCATCGACGATCTTGTCCACCCGCTCGACCGTGGCAGTCTTGCGGGTGGCGCCGGGGTAATCGGGCTTGATCTGCACCGTGTCGCCAGCCTTCAGGCGGCCCAGGTCCGACAGCGGCAGCACCAGTTCGACCCGCAGCGGATCGAGCCGGGCGATGCGCAGGATCGGCTTGTCGTCGACCCGCTCGCCCGGATTCAGGAACCGGTCGACGACCACGCCGTCGATGGTGGCGGCGAGTTCGCGCAGCGCGAACTGGGAGCGCGCGGTTTCGGTGTCGCTGGCGGCGGCGCGCTGCTGCTCGCGCACGGCGTCGACGCGGCGGTAGGCCACCTCGGCTTCCGAGCGGGCCTGCTCCACCGCCACCTCGGAGATGAAATTCTGACGGCGCAGGTCCTCGGCGCGCACCAGCTTGCTGCGCGCGAGTTCGGCCGCCGCGCGCGCGGCGCGCAGTTCGGCCTGGACCTCCGAGCGACTGCTCGCGGCACTCAGGTTGGCGCGCTCGACCTCGCGCCGCAGCGTGGCCACGACCTCGCCACGGCGCACCGCGTCGCCGCGCTCGACCGCCACCGTCGCGATCACGCCCACCACCGGGCTGCCGATGTCCACCACCTGCGACGGCTCGATCAGGCACGCCAGCGGCGCTGCCTGTCCGGCGACCGCCAGCCACCCGCCTGCCAGCCACACCGCCACACGCAGGGCCGACCGGCGCATCCGCGACCGAACGCGCCCATGACCGTGACCGAGATCC is a window from the Sphaerotilus montanus genome containing:
- a CDS encoding efflux RND transporter periplasmic adaptor subunit, whose translation is MRRSALRVAVWLAGGWLAVAGQAAPLACLIEPSQVVDIGSPVVGVIATVAVERGDAVRRGEVVATLRREVERANLSAASSRSEVQAELRAARAAAELARSKLVRAEDLRRQNFISEVAVEQARSEAEVAYRRVDAVREQQRAAASDTETARSQFALRELAATIDGVVVDRFLNPGERVDDKPILRIARLDPLRVELVLPLSDLGRLKAGDTVQIKPDYPGATRKTATVERVDKIVDAASRTFRARLTLPNPDHGVLAGVRCQPEWVSATPTAGPATPAAMPALVAR